One window of Pocillopora verrucosa isolate sample1 chromosome 9, ASM3666991v2, whole genome shotgun sequence genomic DNA carries:
- the LOC131781255 gene encoding exosome complex component 10, with protein sequence MADHMEEDDAESVLPGIGDLKSFSQESLAAIVQAVRESGNLPGAGEDHDFYYSFPDFREFRSAQGARLLSNIENLLHHWKVHCQWPSDTHAIDPDSDELIDSLVEANDILLERVDTNLDEAAGLKSDKTNQTVAGAPGQQGTPIVSSWNRARKDIPGKKDTNFRFLMAKHIQRPQLKFKDKIDNSNTPFIPIIKRKPNSLRPLEVDETSSSRHLPGDAQVPSAIADFVHQERVKGISSSSANSTAHPYQYELEVFQPPENQLMLHKEELYDELEKTPFTLIETTEQLHELCQHLATVTEFAVDLEAHSYRSFQGFCCLMQISTRHQDFLIDTLELRSELQILNDYFTNPSILKVFHGADMDIGWLQRDFGIYVVNMFDTGQAARVLNYGKYSLAFLLKKFCDVTANKQYQLADWRIRPLPSEMVHYAREDTHYLLYICDRLHNELIKHGNVNNNLLQSVYSRSRDICLKRYEKPLFTSESYRKVLEKHKRTFNPVQMHAFRLLFTWRDNMAREEDESYGFVIPNHMMFQIAETLPREAQGVLACCNPVPTLVKQYVNEIHMLIVEAKQLALTANKNISSSGTSSQVDSGNTTGQNVLMSPSVSQPPLIDSDNKPNLPTDNGESAAVSHSVSSYGRVLVSGPAIIKANPTVSLFKIVEVGQPTDGQKKAEKIKASFQNPFQKFLPVKSRSETTEGHAVVGDLQSDEQTRRINQQWRQATQLQSSSTISEPTVSQKHSHTENGDTPEDLTPLRDKTTEKSAKKKRKRESGDSCSSMSHYNKDEEISPSHDSVSQPGREFVPFNYSDVDYSTFLGDTQKDSREKAVVFNPYNSSKDSKSNGPRSKVHMKSGHRSLTFSSKKPSSQKQKWPRR encoded by the exons ATGGCTGACCACATGGAAGAAGACGATGCAGAGAGTGTTTTGCCCGGAATAGGAGATCTGAAATCGTTTTCTCAG GAATCCTTAGCTGCTATTGTCCAAGCTGTAAGGGAATCTGGCAACTTGCCTGGGGCAGGAGAAGATCATGACTTTTACTACAGTTTTCCAGATTTCAGGGAATTTAGATCAGCTCAAGGAGCAAGGCTGCTTAGCAA CATTGAAAATCTGTTGCATCATTGGAAGGTTCATTGTCAGTGGCCCTCAGATACTCATGCTATTGATCCAGATAGCGATGAGCTGATTGACAGTCTTGTAGAAGCCAATGACATTCTTCTGGAAAGAGTG GACACAAACCTCGATGAGGCTGCAGGCCTGAAATCAGACAAAACAAACCAGACAGTTGCTGGAGCTCCTGGGCAACAAGGAACGCCAATTGTGTCAAGTTGGAACAGAGCTAGG AAAGACATCCCTGGAAAGAAAGATACCAACTTCCGTTTTCTCATGGCTAAACACATTCAGAGACCACAACTGAAATTTAAAGACAAGATTGACAACAGCAATACTCCTTTCATTCCAATCATCAAGAGAAAACCTAATTCTTTAAGGCCCCTTGAAGTTG ATGAGACAAGCAGCAGTAGGCATCTACCTGGAGATGCACAAGTACCATCAGCTATTGCTGATTTTGTGCATCAGGAGAGAGTAAAAGGAATAAGCAGCTCTTCTGCAAACAG TACAGCCCATCCATACCAATATGAACTGGAAGTGTTTCAACCTCCAGAAAATCAGCTGATGCTGCATAAAGAGGAG CTGTATGATGAACTTGAGAAAACTCCATTCACATTGATAGAAACAACAGAACAGCTTCATGAGCTTTGCCAGCATCTTGCAACTGTGACAGAGTTTGCAGTGGATCTAGAG GCTCATTCCTACAGATCTTTCCAGGGATTTTGTTGCTTGATGCAGATATCCACACGACACCAAGACTTTCTTATTGACACACTGGAGCTGCGCAGTGAGCTTCAAATCCTCAATGACTATTTTACCAATCCCAGCATACTTAag GTTTTTCATGGAGCTGATATGGATATTGGATGGCTACAGCGAGATTTTGGTATTTATGTTGTCAATATGTTTGACACAGGCCAGGCTGCTAGGGTGCTAAACTATGGGAAGTACTCCTTGGCTTTCCTGCTGAAAAAGTTCTGTGATGTCacagcaaataaacaatatcaaCTGGCAGATTGGAGAATAAG ACCTCTGCCTTCAGAGATGGTGCATTATGCCAGAGAAGACACACATTATTTGCTTTACATTTGTGATCGTCTGCATAATGAACTCATTAAACATGGAAATGTAAATAACAACTTATTACAATCAGTGTACTCCAGGAGCAGGGACATTTGCTTAAAG CGTTATGAGAAGCCCTTATTTACCAGTGAATCTTACAGAAAAGTTCTGGAGAAACATAAGCGGACATTTAACCCCGTGCAG ATGCATGCCTTCCGCCTTCTGTTCACTTGGAGAGATAATATGGCACGAGAAGAGGATGAAAGCTATGG ttttgtcaTCCCAAATCACATGATGTTCCAGATTGCAGAAACCTTACCGAG gGAGGCCCAAGGCGTCCTTGCCTGTTGTAATCCAGTCCCCACACTTGTTAAGCAATACGTGAATGAGATACATATGTTGATTGTTGAAGCAAAGCAGCTTGCTCTGACCGCCAACAAG AACATCTCTTCTTCTGGCACTTCATCTCAAGTTGACTCAGGAAACACAACAGGGCAAAATGTTCTG ATGAGTCCCAGTGTATCTCAACCACCGCTGATCGATTCAGATAATAAACCAAACCTACCAACTGATAATG GAGAGTCTGCAGCTGTTAGTCACTCAGTGAGTTCATATGGTCGAGTTTTGGTGTCTGGACCCGCCATTATCAAAGCAAATCCTACTGTATCGCTATTTAAG attgtgGAAGTTGGTCAGCCTACCGATGGGcagaaaaaagcagaaaaaatcaaagcttCGTTTCAAAATCCTTTTCAAAAA ttCCTTCCGGTGAAAAGCCGCTCGGAGACAACAGAAGGCCATGCTGTTGTTGGTGACCTACAGAGTGACGAACAAACGCGCAGG ATAAACCAGCAGTGGAGACAAGCAACACAACTTCAATCTTCATCCACAATATCAG aaCCGACTGTTAGCCAGAAGCATTCTCACACAGAGAACGGAGACACGCCCGAGGACTTGACACCTCTGAGAGACAAA ACAACTGAAAAGTctgctaaaaagaaaagaaagagggaATCTGGAGACTCCTGCTCATCCATGTCTCATTACAATAAAGACGAAGAAATTTCTCCTTCACATGATTCAGTTTCTCAGCCTGGCAGAGAGTTTGTGCCTTTCAACTACTCAGATGTGGACTATTCAACATTTTTAG GAGATACTCAAAAGGATTCGAGGGAAAAGGCAGTCGTTTTCAATCCCTATAACTCTTCGAAAGACTCCAAA TCAAATGGTCCTCGATCCAAAGTGCACATGAAATCGGGACACAGAAGTTTAACGTTTTCTTCCAAAAA GCCTTCAAGTCAGAAGCAGAAGTGGCCTCGAAGATGA
- the LOC131781259 gene encoding uncharacterized protein isoform X1, translated as MILLSPAVGDPSMSKVLTLIWIFRFGVLVYGDDCRVIQFKAGTKNKILTKHVIRSEQAKDKDICELKCYFEPNCVSYNYGPLGDGTFTCELSNRTHLQVSPSYFEYRNDFLYRAIISFCESNPCVSNSTCQAGFGSHGYRCICSDGYEGELCQRDTDECTSSKHDCSSDGYCVNVVGSYQCSCKPGFTGDGKICQDIDECNDGSHDCHFAADCTNTAGSFDCSCQSGHLGDGRHFCSDNWKKINTDPVCFGTKNDDFGSFEIQEAGKIYTFKLVHTSGSVTCDTKLESTKWGCLHIGLGRHKLLTVITYRNKTVLPLAEFATGVHDYRYQLDRARVNSLTLVFNLLPTPLVVSIGQQFLIWYGQDLANYSEHNNAGETCADVYALYP; from the exons ATGATACTGCTCTCACCAGCCGTTGGTGATCCTTCAATGAGTAAGGTCCTAACTTTAATATGGATTTTTCGTTTTGGTGTACTGGTGTATGGAG ATGATTGCCGAGTGATTCAGTTCAAAGCAGGAACGAAAAACAAGATCTTAACAAAACACGTCATAAGAAGTGAACAAGCAAAGGACAAGGATATCTGCGAGTTGAAATGCTACTTTGAACCAAACTGTGTGTCCTATAACTATGGTCCACTGGGAGATGGAACATTCACATGCGAGCTTAGTAACAGAACTCATTTGCAAGTCTCTCCAAGTTACTTCGAATATAGGAACGACTTTTTATACAGAGCAATCATT AGTTTCTGTGAGAGCAATCCGTGCGTTAGTAACTCTACTTGTCAAGCGGGGTTTGGTAGTCATGGTTACCGCTGTATTTGTTCTGACGGATATGAAGGAGAGCTTTGCCAAAGAG ATACTGATGAGTGTACATCAAGCAAACACGATTGTTCCTCTGACGGCTACTGTGTTAATGTCGTGGGTTCATATCAGTGCTCTTGCAAGCCTGGATTTACTGGCGATGGTAAAATTTGCCAAG atatcgatgagtgtAACGATGGAAGCCATGACTGTCACTTTGCAGCCGATTGTACAAACACCGCTGGATCATTCGACTGCAGCTGTCAGTCTGGACACCTTGGAGATGGACGGCACTTTTGCTCAG ataactggaaaaaaatcaacaccGATCCTGTCTGCTTTGGGACAAAAAATGACGACTTTGGATCCTTTGAAATCCAAGAGGCCGGTAAAATCTACACATTCAAACTTGTGCATACAAGTGGCTCCGTGACATGTGATACTAAACTCGAATCCACAAAGTGGGGATGTTTACACATAGGTTTGGGACGTCATAAACTACTGACGGTGATAACTTACCGCAACAAGACTGTTCTTCCACTTGCTGAGTTCGCGACAGGCGTTCATGACTATAGGTACCAACTTGACCGTGCTCGTGTCAACTCCCTGACGCTTGTGTTTAACCTGCTCCCCACCCCTCTGGTTGTGTCGATTGGACAGCAGTTCCTAATATGGTATGGGCAAGACTTGGCAAATTATTCCGAGCACAATAATGCTGGTGAGACATGCGCAGATGTTTACGCTTTGTACCCTTAA
- the LOC131781259 gene encoding uncharacterized protein isoform X2 → MVLLSPAVSDPSMSKVLTFLWIFRFGVLVHGDDCRVIQFKAGTKNKILTKHVIRSEQAKDKDICELKCYFEPNCVSYNYGPLGDGTFTCELSNRTHLQVSPSYFEYRNDFLYRAIISFCESNPCVSNSTCQAGFGSHGYRCICSDGYEGELCQRDTDECTSSKHDCSSDGYCVNVVGSYQCSCKPGFTGDGKICQDIDECNDGSHDCHFAADCTNTAGSFDCSCQSGHLGDGRHFCSDNWKKINTDPVCFGTKNDDFGSFEIQEAGKIYTFKLVHTSGSVTCDTKLESTKWGCLHIGLGRHKLLTVITYRNKTVLPLAEFATGVHDYRYQLDRARVNSLTLVFNLLPTPLVVSIGQQFLIWYGQDLANYSEHNNAGETCADVYALYP, encoded by the exons ATGGTACTGCTCTCACCTGCCGTTAGTGATCCTTCAATGAGTAAGGTCCTAACTTTTCTATGGATTTTTCGTTTTGGTGTACTGGTGCATGGAG ATGATTGCCGAGTGATTCAGTTCAAAGCAGGAACGAAAAACAAGATCTTAACAAAACACGTCATAAGAAGTGAACAAGCAAAGGACAAGGATATCTGCGAGTTGAAATGCTACTTTGAACCAAACTGTGTGTCCTATAACTATGGTCCACTGGGAGATGGAACATTCACATGCGAGCTTAGTAACAGAACTCATTTGCAAGTCTCTCCAAGTTACTTCGAATATAGGAACGACTTTTTATACAGAGCAATCATT AGTTTCTGTGAGAGCAATCCGTGCGTTAGTAACTCTACTTGTCAAGCGGGGTTTGGTAGTCATGGTTACCGCTGTATTTGTTCTGACGGATATGAAGGAGAGCTTTGCCAAAGAG ATACTGATGAGTGTACATCAAGCAAACACGATTGTTCCTCTGACGGCTACTGTGTTAATGTCGTGGGTTCATATCAGTGCTCTTGCAAGCCTGGATTTACTGGCGATGGTAAAATTTGCCAAG atatcgatgagtgtAACGATGGAAGCCATGACTGTCACTTTGCAGCCGATTGTACAAACACCGCTGGATCATTCGACTGCAGCTGTCAGTCTGGACACCTTGGAGATGGACGGCACTTTTGCTCAG ataactggaaaaaaatcaacaccGATCCTGTCTGCTTTGGGACAAAAAATGACGACTTTGGATCCTTTGAAATCCAAGAGGCCGGTAAAATCTACACATTCAAACTTGTGCATACAAGTGGCTCCGTGACATGTGATACTAAACTCGAATCCACAAAGTGGGGATGTTTACACATAGGTTTGGGACGTCATAAACTACTGACGGTGATAACTTACCGCAACAAGACTGTTCTTCCACTTGCTGAGTTCGCGACAGGCGTTCATGACTATAGGTACCAACTTGACCGTGCTCGTGTCAACTCCCTGACGCTTGTGTTTAACCTGCTCCCCACCCCTCTGGTTGTGTCGATTGGACAGCAGTTCCTAATATGGTATGGGCAAGACTTGGCAAATTATTCCGAGCACAATAATGCTGGTGAGACATGCGCAGATGTTTACGCTTTGTACCCTTAA